A genome region from Bemisia tabaci chromosome 3, PGI_BMITA_v3 includes the following:
- the LOC109030998 gene encoding probable maltase isoform X2 codes for MTQVFGFLLFSILSLGSTEGVPALTQNLTQLDWWESTLLYQLYPRSFKDSDGDGMGDLNGMKLLLDYVPNHTSDQCEWFKLSEQRVDPYTDYYIWRDAKRINDTHTTVPNNWINIFGGTAWRWSEKRKQYFLHQFAPQQPDLNFRNPKVKKEMEDVLLFWLDLGIDGFRVDAVPWLYEAEHFMDEPPGKGWHNRIYTIEQPENVELVREWRAVLDEYSRKDGHKRLLAIEDYSPPPKLVEYIGNETHPGSQIAFFFYLTFVRNEWNATIVDRVVRWAAKSFPRRAYNWVLDNHDNSRTRTRLSDESVDVWNMFMLLLPGLTSVYCGTELGLEDLNLRKDQQKDPLNGGNGRTDRRDSYRGPMIWDDTENAGFTTSKYPWLPVQPSYWRWNVKAQQQDPNSHLNTFKRLATLKKSPIITHGDFETHVISTWVYMYTRSLEDDTIAVLINIGSETEEICVKNVGCALPSPMFVHIRSANSIVNIGDTVFSHEKSKRCIHMRPHSGVVLSTSKGVSVTYSMFIILLAVLSKLIL; via the exons ATGACAcaagtttttggttttttattatTCTCAATTTTGTCATTGGGATCTACGGAAGGAGTTCCAGCTTTAACCCAGAATTTGACCCAGCTCGATTGGTGGGAATCAACACTTCTTTATCAATTGTATCCTCGATCTTTCAAAGACTCAGATGGAGACGGCATGGGTGACCTGAACG GAATGAAGTTGCTTTTGGACTACGTGCCCAATCATACCAGCGACCAATGCGAGTGGTTCAAACTCTCCGAGCAACGTGTTGATCCCTACACGGATTATTACATCTGGAGGGACGCAAAACGTATCAATGATACCCATACCACAGTTCCTAACAATTGG ATAAATATATTTGGCGGCACTGCTTGGAGATGGAGTGAAAAGAGAAAACAGTATTTCCTACATCAGTTCGCTCCACAGCAACCGGACTTGAATTTTCGGAATCCTAAAGTTAAAAAGGAAATGGAG GATGTGTTACTGTTCTGGCTTGATTTGGGGATAGATGGATTCCGGGTAGACGCAGTACCATGGTTATATGAGGCGGAACATTTTATGGATGAACCACCCGGTAAAGGCTGGCATAATCGAATCTACACGATCGAACAGCCAGAAAACGTAGAGCTGGTGAGAGAATGGAGAGCTGTGCTGGATGAGTATTCTAGAAAGGATGGACATAAAAG ATTGCTGGCTATTGAGGATTACAGCCCTCCACCTAAACTCGTGGAGTACATTGGGAACGAGACACATCCGGGCTctcaaattgcgttttttttctatttgacGTTCGTCCGAAACGAATGGAACGCGACCATTGTAGACCGTGTCGTTCGATGGGCAGCCAAGTCATTTCCGAGAAGAGCCTATAATTGGGTG CTGGACAATCACGATAACTCGAGGACCAGAACACGGCTGTCTGACGAGAGCGTGGATGTGTGGAATATGTTCATGCTCCTTCTGCCGGGACTCACGAGTGTGTATTGCGGGACTGAGCTGGGTCTGGAGGACCTGAATCTGCGCAAGGATCAGCAGAAGGATCCTCTCAACGGGGGCAACGGGCGAACAGATCGTCGAGACAGCTACAGAGGGCCAATGATCTGGGACGACACCGAAAATGCCG GTTTTACGACATCGAAGTATCCTTGGTTGCCTGTGCAGCCGAGTTATTGGCGATGGAATGTCAAGGCTCAGCAACAAGACCCAAATAGTCATTTAAACACTTTCAAAAGGCTGGCCACCTTAAAAAAGTCACCTATCATTACTCATGGTGACTTTGAAACGCACGTGATCAGTACATGGGTCTACATGTACACGAG GTCATTGGAAGATGACACCATTGCAGTGCTGATTAACATTGGCTCAGAGACAGAGGAAATTTGTGTCAAAAATGTGGGATGTGCACTGCCTAGTCCTATGTTTGTGCACATTCGCAGCGCCAATTCCATAGTCAATATCGG gGATACTGTATTTTCCCACGAGAAGAGCAA
- the LOC109030998 gene encoding probable maltase isoform X1, translating to MTQVFGFLLFSILSLGSTEGVPALTQNLTQLDWWESTLLYQLYPRSFKDSDGDGMGDLNGITEKLDYIKDLGVDTIWIQPFYKSPMFDMGYDVSDYKAVDPVFGTLDDFKKMQKAIKDKGMKLLLDYVPNHTSDQCEWFKLSEQRVDPYTDYYIWRDAKRINDTHTTVPNNWINIFGGTAWRWSEKRKQYFLHQFAPQQPDLNFRNPKVKKEMEDVLLFWLDLGIDGFRVDAVPWLYEAEHFMDEPPGKGWHNRIYTIEQPENVELVREWRAVLDEYSRKDGHKRLLAIEDYSPPPKLVEYIGNETHPGSQIAFFFYLTFVRNEWNATIVDRVVRWAAKSFPRRAYNWVLDNHDNSRTRTRLSDESVDVWNMFMLLLPGLTSVYCGTELGLEDLNLRKDQQKDPLNGGNGRTDRRDSYRGPMIWDDTENAGFTTSKYPWLPVQPSYWRWNVKAQQQDPNSHLNTFKRLATLKKSPIITHGDFETHVISTWVYMYTRSLEDDTIAVLINIGSETEEICVKNVGCALPSPMFVHIRSANSIVNIGDTVFSHEKSKRCIHMRPHSGVVLSTSKGVSVTYSMFIILLAVLSKLIL from the exons ATGACAcaagtttttggttttttattatTCTCAATTTTGTCATTGGGATCTACGGAAGGAGTTCCAGCTTTAACCCAGAATTTGACCCAGCTCGATTGGTGGGAATCAACACTTCTTTATCAATTGTATCCTCGATCTTTCAAAGACTCAGATGGAGACGGCATGGGTGACCTGAACG GGATCACCGAGAAACTAGATTACATAAAAGACTTGGGTGTGGATACGATTTGGATCCAGCCATTTTACAAGTCACCGATGTTTGACATGGGCTACGATGTTTCGGATTACAAAGCTGTTGATCCGGTCTTTGGAACGCTGGATGAtttcaaaaagatgcaaaaaGCAATCAAAGACAAAG GAATGAAGTTGCTTTTGGACTACGTGCCCAATCATACCAGCGACCAATGCGAGTGGTTCAAACTCTCCGAGCAACGTGTTGATCCCTACACGGATTATTACATCTGGAGGGACGCAAAACGTATCAATGATACCCATACCACAGTTCCTAACAATTGG ATAAATATATTTGGCGGCACTGCTTGGAGATGGAGTGAAAAGAGAAAACAGTATTTCCTACATCAGTTCGCTCCACAGCAACCGGACTTGAATTTTCGGAATCCTAAAGTTAAAAAGGAAATGGAG GATGTGTTACTGTTCTGGCTTGATTTGGGGATAGATGGATTCCGGGTAGACGCAGTACCATGGTTATATGAGGCGGAACATTTTATGGATGAACCACCCGGTAAAGGCTGGCATAATCGAATCTACACGATCGAACAGCCAGAAAACGTAGAGCTGGTGAGAGAATGGAGAGCTGTGCTGGATGAGTATTCTAGAAAGGATGGACATAAAAG ATTGCTGGCTATTGAGGATTACAGCCCTCCACCTAAACTCGTGGAGTACATTGGGAACGAGACACATCCGGGCTctcaaattgcgttttttttctatttgacGTTCGTCCGAAACGAATGGAACGCGACCATTGTAGACCGTGTCGTTCGATGGGCAGCCAAGTCATTTCCGAGAAGAGCCTATAATTGGGTG CTGGACAATCACGATAACTCGAGGACCAGAACACGGCTGTCTGACGAGAGCGTGGATGTGTGGAATATGTTCATGCTCCTTCTGCCGGGACTCACGAGTGTGTATTGCGGGACTGAGCTGGGTCTGGAGGACCTGAATCTGCGCAAGGATCAGCAGAAGGATCCTCTCAACGGGGGCAACGGGCGAACAGATCGTCGAGACAGCTACAGAGGGCCAATGATCTGGGACGACACCGAAAATGCCG GTTTTACGACATCGAAGTATCCTTGGTTGCCTGTGCAGCCGAGTTATTGGCGATGGAATGTCAAGGCTCAGCAACAAGACCCAAATAGTCATTTAAACACTTTCAAAAGGCTGGCCACCTTAAAAAAGTCACCTATCATTACTCATGGTGACTTTGAAACGCACGTGATCAGTACATGGGTCTACATGTACACGAG GTCATTGGAAGATGACACCATTGCAGTGCTGATTAACATTGGCTCAGAGACAGAGGAAATTTGTGTCAAAAATGTGGGATGTGCACTGCCTAGTCCTATGTTTGTGCACATTCGCAGCGCCAATTCCATAGTCAATATCGG gGATACTGTATTTTCCCACGAGAAGAGCAA